One Aspergillus oryzae RIB40 DNA, chromosome 2 genomic window carries:
- a CDS encoding putative rhamnogalacturonase (predicted protein), which translates to MHPLLLLLYSTLALGQLIGPVGPTTPLSEKTTECNILSYGAVADNSTDISTALETTFNDCVRPNPGSRLVVPEGQYLLNRGVVLSNATNWAFQLDGLVTAAYGGNWEIERSLILQGFAGVDLLNETINGEGDHKFLLDVLVIVNAVDFEFYSSNGLGAFQGQGYLYRNLNNTDRPRLVRLISPTNASVHDLILVDSPKFHIILDFAVNVEAYHLTIRGANLGSYDGIDAIGTNYYIHDNEVTNRDECVSIKSPSHHALVENLVCNQAGSGLSIGSLNVSAEISNIVARNISILQGNNIAFIKTYPGGSGYVSNITFENFRSKASLYGLNINQYWQNTFTPDTGSVALSNIVYRNVTGSVADGAKRPPLYLIANDLTFATNVTVEDVSVWTETGDSVVNKISNVFGIGDGTYGVNDGIEELGVGEVPTAYTRTVTVTETPTGWVEPGLPAWAAPSTGFGTASPIPVYTPTPLWRPGGVDYDLHYWGSF; encoded by the exons ATGCACCCACTCCTCCTACTCCTGTATTCCACCCTCGCCTTGGGCCAGCTCATCGGCCCCGTAGGCCCAACAACCCCCCTCTCCGAGAAAACCACCGAATGCAACATCCTCTCCTACGGCGCCGTCGCCGACAACAGCACTGACATCTCCACCGCCCTAGAAACAACCTTCAACGACTGCGTCCGCCCCAACCCAGGAAGTCGACTCGTCGTCCCCGAAGGCCAGTACCTGCTCAACCGGGGCGTGGTGCTCAGCAATGCCACAAACTGGGCCTTCCAGCTAGACGGACTGGTCACAGCCGCATACGGCGGAAACTGGGAAATTGAGCGTTCGTTAATCCTCCAGGGCTTTGCGGGTGTTGACTTGCTTAATGAGACTATTAATGGAGAGGGTGACCATAAGTTTCTGTTAGATGTTTTGGTGATTGTTAATG CCGTTGATTTCGAGTTTTATTCTTCCAATGGATTGGGCGCGTTTCAGGGGCAGGGGTATTTATATCGGAATTTGAATAA CACGGATCGACCCCGTCTCGTCCGCTTGATCTCTCCCACAAACGCCTCCGTCCATGACCTGATCCTGGTCGATAGTCCCAAGTTCCATATTATTCTGGACTTCGCCGTGAATGTCGAAGCGTACCATCTTACGATCCGAGGCGCCAATCTGGGTAGCTACGATGGTATCGACGCTATCGGGACGAACTACTACATCCACGACAACGAA GTAACAAACCGCGACGAATGCGTCTCCATAAAGAGCCCCTCTCACCACGCCCTAGTCGAAAATCTAGTCTGCAACCAAGCAGGCTCCGGCCTCTCAATCGGCAGTCTCAACGTCTCCGCCGAGATCTCCAACATA GTCGCCAGAAACATAAGCATCCTGCAAGGCAACAACATAGCCTTCATAAAAACCTACCCCGGCGGCTCCGGCTACGTGAGCAACATCACATTCGAAAACTTCCGCTCAAAAGCCAGTCTCTACGGCCTAAACATCAACCAATACTGGCAGAACACCTTCACCCCGGACACCGGCTCTGTGGCACTCAGCAACATCGTCTACCGGAACGTGACGGGCTCTGTCGCCGACGGCGCGAAGCGGCCCCCGCTGTACCTGATTGCGAATGATCTGACCTTTGCGACGAATGTGACGGTGGAGGATGTCTCCGTGTGGACTGAGACGGGGGATAGTGTTGTTAATAAGATCAGTAATGTTTTTGGGATCGGGGATGGGACTTATGGGGTTAATGATGGGATTGAAGAGTTGGGGGTCGGTGAGGTGCCTACTGCTTATACGAGGACTGTTACCGTGACGGAGACTCCGACGGGGTGGGTTGAGCCTGGGTTGCCGGCTTGGGCGGCGCCGAGTACGGGGTTTGGGA CGGCTTCGCCGATTCCGGTTTATACGCCTACGCCTTTGTGGAGGCCTGGCGGGGTGGACTATGATTTGCATTATTGGGGGAGCTTCTAA